From one Gemmatimonadaceae bacterium genomic stretch:
- a CDS encoding glycosyltransferase family 4 protein, which yields MRARPIRILRVARPTTLVTAAVFEELFAEHLGAEFVLQRAALDAWCNGVFAGGAHAPLAPAAVRAFAAATQGVDFLCPSYEAVALLPLLAELRNAGAPHVSLLVIAHSPASWPLEWALLSGLLSAGDRIIAPSGSARDVILLMAPTLAPFVRVIPHPVAGRPVSPARRVLRGPPRLVSLARLTPAKLLHRQLDAMALLRTRGGPMPVLDVAGEVTDAGGRTLPYVRSLQARAERLGIGEALQFTGVIRGDAARDAFLDGASALVNLSVTLEESFGKAPAEALAAGCPALVTRWNGLPETVRDAGAVVPVVLAGEALATVDVQDATLASVLEQLLSAPPSPATIRAAAACFAPSVVRRRYREVLSDALDERAGGMPGVGAPRDGTDCGRVLSAGLLASAPLSQFTWSALRQLSHDGAPAVLRRVGMTAGAPDGTAMHAEPDIDRLRAVLTLSTRVPLEHFFAGIRLGDDPETPVPAEPPVATATFRSRLAAAAESPGQWRPRIACLFELLGQEGPAALEMLARALPALRAEGLDNIATRYLTVEWRVGTGDVDGALAECLSQFGRLIPGESGAPRLHQLARVARAARSNATAVELLEAWLARFPDAPDAGGVWLELALLCCADDHATASRAVNHASRLLGEVPAVSAVLRRLAIGVATHHRAAVASTPVPRTAQAAPC from the coding sequence ATGCGCGCTCGACCGATCCGCATCCTGCGGGTGGCGCGGCCCACCACGCTCGTCACGGCGGCGGTGTTCGAGGAGCTCTTCGCCGAGCACCTCGGCGCCGAGTTCGTGCTGCAGCGCGCCGCGCTCGATGCGTGGTGCAACGGGGTGTTCGCCGGTGGCGCACACGCACCGCTGGCGCCGGCGGCGGTGCGGGCGTTCGCGGCGGCCACGCAGGGCGTGGACTTCCTCTGCCCCAGCTACGAGGCGGTGGCGCTGTTGCCGCTGCTCGCCGAGTTGCGCAACGCAGGCGCGCCGCACGTCTCGTTGCTGGTCATCGCGCATTCGCCGGCATCGTGGCCACTCGAGTGGGCGCTGCTCTCCGGCCTCCTGTCCGCCGGTGACCGCATCATCGCGCCGTCCGGGAGTGCGCGTGACGTGATCCTGCTGATGGCGCCCACGCTGGCGCCCTTCGTCCGCGTGATCCCCCATCCGGTCGCGGGCCGGCCCGTCAGCCCGGCACGGCGCGTGCTGCGCGGCCCCCCGCGCCTCGTGAGCCTCGCGCGCCTCACGCCGGCGAAGCTGCTGCACCGGCAGCTCGATGCCATGGCGCTGCTGCGCACGCGCGGCGGGCCGATGCCGGTGCTGGACGTGGCCGGCGAGGTCACCGACGCGGGCGGCAGGACGCTGCCGTACGTGCGGTCGCTGCAGGCCCGCGCCGAGCGCCTCGGCATCGGTGAGGCCCTGCAGTTCACGGGCGTCATTCGCGGCGACGCCGCGCGGGATGCCTTCCTCGACGGCGCGTCGGCACTCGTCAACCTCTCCGTCACGCTCGAGGAATCGTTCGGCAAGGCACCGGCCGAGGCGCTCGCCGCCGGATGCCCGGCGCTGGTGACGCGCTGGAACGGGCTGCCGGAGACGGTGCGTGATGCCGGTGCCGTGGTGCCGGTGGTCCTGGCCGGCGAGGCACTCGCGACGGTGGATGTACAGGATGCCACGCTGGCGTCGGTGCTCGAGCAGCTGCTCAGCGCGCCGCCCTCGCCGGCGACCATCCGCGCCGCTGCGGCGTGCTTTGCGCCCTCAGTGGTGCGGCGTCGGTATCGCGAGGTCCTGTCCGACGCGCTGGACGAGCGGGCGGGTGGGATGCCTGGCGTCGGCGCCCCGCGCGACGGCACCGACTGCGGACGGGTGCTGTCGGCGGGATTGCTCGCGTCGGCACCCCTCTCGCAGTTCACGTGGAGCGCGCTGCGGCAGCTCTCGCATGACGGCGCGCCGGCCGTGCTGCGCCGCGTCGGGATGACGGCCGGTGCACCGGACGGCACGGCGATGCACGCGGAGCCCGACATCGATCGCCTCCGCGCAGTGCTCACCCTCTCCACGCGGGTGCCGCTCGAGCACTTCTTCGCCGGGATCAGGCTCGGCGACGATCCTGAGACGCCGGTGCCGGCGGAGCCACCGGTGGCGACGGCGACGTTCCGGAGCCGGCTCGCGGCAGCCGCGGAAAGCCCCGGACAGTGGCGACCGCGCATCGCCTGCCTCTTCGAACTGCTCGGCCAGGAGGGGCCTGCAGCGCTGGAGATGCTGGCGCGCGCGCTGCCGGCACTGCGCGCGGAGGGGCTCGACAACATCGCGACGCGGTACCTGACCGTCGAGTGGCGTGTCGGCACTGGCGACGTGGATGGCGCGCTGGCGGAGTGCCTGAGCCAGTTCGGGCGGCTCATCCCCGGCGAGTCGGGGGCACCACGCCTGCACCAGCTCGCGCGCGTCGCCCGTGCGGCGCGATCGAACGCGACCGCGGTCGAGCTGCTCGAGGCGTGGCTGGCGCGATTCCCCGATGCGCCCGATGCGGGCGGCGTGTGGTTGGAGCTGGCGCTCCTCTGCTGCGCCGACGATCACGCGACGGCGAGTCGTGCGGTGAACCACGCATCGCGCCTGCTCGGTGAGGTACCCGCCGTGTCTGCCGTGCTCCGGCGCCTCGCGATCGGCGTGGCCACCCACCACCGTGCGGCCGTCGCGAGTACTCCGGTGCCTCGCACCGCGCAGGCGGCGCCATGCTGA
- a CDS encoding YcaO-like family protein, protein MTATALLRADPGVTPATPTAAPPIRFRGAVHTARKEFFEGTQRVRAPEETLAIIRPYFRRLGLTRLANITGLDRIGIPTVLSVRPNSPNLSVDAGKGFTLAAAMVSAGMECIERYGVEAPSFPEFTGSWEEVSAEQVTIPFSALPLSKRAILRPTWPLRWTHAWDVAAQRDVAVPSLLVTMDSEATSKGHDNPFKTGSNGLSAGNNFLEALNGGILELIERDAVACQRHAWDVCARAIPRVRLDTITHPAVCDLLARFRHAGVAAVLFDCTVDTDVPVYMAYLFDERTRHIGIYRGYGAHLDPGIAMVRALTEAVQARLIFIAGSRDDFYRHHYLRLRQSDHEDALARMRAIPETVDARTRASAATPTFEGDVGVLLARLAAVGITQVLAVDLTPPGMDVSALRVAAPGLEGYMFDSYAPGARAKAFLREVQ, encoded by the coding sequence ATGACCGCCACTGCCCTGCTGCGCGCCGACCCGGGCGTGACGCCAGCCACCCCGACCGCCGCGCCGCCGATCCGGTTCCGCGGGGCGGTGCACACCGCGCGGAAGGAGTTCTTCGAGGGCACGCAACGCGTGCGCGCGCCGGAGGAGACGCTCGCGATCATCCGGCCGTACTTCCGGCGCCTCGGCCTCACGCGGCTCGCGAACATTACCGGGCTCGATCGCATCGGCATCCCCACCGTGCTGTCGGTGCGGCCGAACAGTCCCAACCTCTCGGTGGATGCCGGCAAGGGGTTCACCCTCGCGGCCGCGATGGTGTCGGCCGGCATGGAGTGCATCGAGCGGTACGGTGTGGAGGCCCCCAGCTTCCCCGAGTTCACGGGCTCGTGGGAGGAGGTCTCGGCCGAGCAGGTCACGATCCCGTTCAGCGCACTGCCGCTCTCCAAGCGCGCCATCCTGCGGCCGACCTGGCCCCTCCGCTGGACGCACGCGTGGGACGTGGCGGCGCAGCGCGATGTCGCCGTGCCGTCACTGCTGGTCACGATGGATTCCGAGGCCACGTCGAAGGGGCATGACAATCCCTTCAAGACCGGCTCCAACGGGCTCTCCGCCGGCAACAACTTCCTCGAGGCGCTCAATGGCGGGATCCTCGAGCTGATCGAGCGTGACGCCGTCGCGTGCCAGCGGCACGCCTGGGATGTGTGCGCCCGGGCGATCCCGCGCGTGCGGCTGGACACCATCACGCACCCGGCGGTGTGTGACCTGCTGGCGCGCTTCCGGCATGCGGGGGTGGCGGCGGTGCTGTTCGACTGCACCGTCGACACCGACGTGCCGGTGTACATGGCCTACCTGTTCGACGAGCGCACGCGCCACATCGGCATCTACCGTGGCTACGGCGCACACCTCGATCCCGGGATCGCGATGGTGCGGGCCCTCACCGAGGCGGTGCAGGCCCGGCTGATCTTCATCGCCGGCTCGCGCGACGACTTCTACCGCCACCACTACCTGCGGCTGCGGCAGAGCGACCACGAGGACGCACTGGCACGCATGCGCGCGATCCCGGAGACCGTCGATGCCCGGACGCGCGCGTCCGCGGCCACGCCCACCTTCGAGGGCGACGTGGGCGTACTGCTCGCCCGGCTGGCAGCGGTCGGCATCACGCAGGTCCTCGCCGTCGACCTCACGCCGCCCGGCATGGACGTCTCGGCGCTGCGCGTCGCCGCCCCCGGCCTCGAGGGCTACATGTTCGATTCCTATGCGCCTGGCGCCCGCGCCAAGGCCTTCCTGCGCGAGGTGCAGTGA
- a CDS encoding YcaO-like family protein — MIMMPVATATTIEPASPAQDGGRTPPVRVRGERLRAAKGQRDGTHRTVSPAETFERIRPHLPSAGITRLADVTGLDRIGLHTVLAYRPNSPTLSNASGKGMSLMAATVSGAMEGLELHHAENLRLPVTTASWRALADRGPVLPLDRLPLIRNAHFSPAIAECWVDGWDLMGQEAVPVPWASVSMLAHPPARGSRLGAFPVSSNGLAAGNHLLEATCAALLELVERDAIACHCSVRQLTGRPYPKVDLGTVTDPHVLALLDRLEAARTGIVLYDVTADTGVPVYVATLYDRRDRHVGIYGGYGAHLDPSVAMLRAMTEAAQSRLIYIAGSRDDFFRHQHLAHRANDGAESIRQLEAAPATVAARVGSAATDSFEGDVHLLLERLRAAGLAQAVLVDLTHEEIGVPVARVVVPGLDGYPFHAHYQPGARVRAFAARAAADPAAPLLPLARPA; from the coding sequence ATGATCATGATGCCCGTCGCCACGGCGACCACGATCGAGCCCGCATCCCCGGCACAGGACGGTGGCCGCACGCCGCCGGTCCGCGTGCGTGGTGAGCGGTTGCGGGCCGCCAAGGGCCAGCGCGACGGCACGCATCGCACGGTGTCGCCGGCGGAGACCTTCGAGCGCATCCGCCCGCACCTGCCGTCCGCGGGCATCACGCGGCTGGCCGACGTCACGGGGCTGGATCGCATCGGCCTGCACACGGTGCTGGCCTACCGGCCCAACAGCCCGACGCTCTCCAATGCCTCCGGCAAGGGAATGTCGCTGATGGCGGCCACGGTCTCCGGGGCGATGGAGGGCCTCGAGCTGCACCACGCCGAGAACCTGCGCCTGCCGGTCACCACCGCATCGTGGCGTGCGCTCGCGGACCGCGGCCCGGTGCTGCCGCTCGACCGGCTGCCCCTCATCCGCAATGCGCACTTCTCGCCCGCGATCGCGGAGTGCTGGGTGGACGGCTGGGACCTGATGGGGCAGGAGGCGGTGCCGGTGCCGTGGGCGTCGGTGTCGATGCTCGCCCATCCGCCGGCGCGGGGCAGCCGCCTCGGCGCGTTCCCCGTGAGCAGCAACGGCCTCGCGGCGGGCAACCACCTGCTGGAGGCCACCTGCGCGGCGCTGCTCGAGCTGGTCGAGCGTGATGCGATCGCCTGCCACTGCAGCGTGCGGCAACTCACGGGACGTCCGTATCCGAAGGTCGACCTCGGCACGGTGACCGATCCCCACGTGCTCGCGCTCCTCGACCGGCTGGAGGCGGCGCGCACGGGCATCGTGCTCTACGACGTCACCGCGGACACGGGCGTGCCGGTGTACGTCGCCACGCTCTACGACCGGCGCGACCGCCACGTCGGCATCTACGGCGGGTACGGCGCGCACCTGGATCCGTCGGTCGCGATGCTGCGCGCGATGACCGAGGCCGCGCAGTCACGCCTGATCTACATCGCCGGCTCCCGCGACGACTTCTTCCGGCACCAGCACCTGGCACACCGCGCGAACGACGGGGCGGAGTCGATCCGGCAGCTCGAGGCGGCGCCGGCGACGGTGGCCGCCCGGGTCGGGTCCGCGGCCACCGACAGCTTCGAGGGCGACGTGCACCTGCTGCTGGAGCGGCTGCGGGCTGCGGGACTCGCGCAGGCCGTGCTCGTGGACCTCACCCACGAGGAGATCGGCGTGCCGGTGGCGCGCGTCGTCGTGCCCGGCCTCGATGGCTACCCGTTTCACGCCCATTACCAGCCCGGCGCCCGCGTCCGTGCCTTCGCCGCGCGGGCGGCGGCGGACCCGGCTGCGCCGCTCCTTCCACTCGCGAGACCCGCATGA
- the asnB gene encoding asparagine synthase (glutamine-hydrolyzing), protein MCGISVIWSWNALTAPARLHRMVAAQQHRGPDGAGLAVWDDEPAAPTGAARTHWTGPVHATWPAPAHGMRFGMGHNLLAIQDPDDAARQPMRDPSGRWWLTYNGEIYNFPELRADLARDGVHCTTHSDTEVLLALWVRHGVGSLARLRGMFAFALYDAQDDTLWLARDPFGIKPLHVARLADGSGVVVASELRGIHASGLVPRAWDPGALRAFLAAGVNRPGPTATCFTGVQELEPGTVMQVRPDGTSVHRFHTLADIDIADATIDRIEPLRDRFEESVRLHLRSSREVGVCLSGGLDSANIAYAASRMVGDGALQCFTVGAAESRDVRLAVQAARSCGVRHHLLTSPTTVAMRDVADMITACETPNHTWGPINQYLLLRRIAGEHGVSVLLNGQGGDEALSAYAWFVPPLADAIARRDGPEAAATWRAACAAREPMAPSVTAAAQAMYHSRRAWMGTFDGGACAALGLDPREVVRSDPVQYFLNDALDWAGTRRQQLTVRELPHLLRQEDRLAMWFSIESRVPFVDPALVDLCGHLDPAFLYHDGYAKYPLRVMQPALHAPLRWETTKTGYWAPHSSMPPLAAGTAALWDASAGMLATAGLRTNPAAVARLSPLAAWRFFQVLALSHALDDAALASFTLPMAPTQAA, encoded by the coding sequence ATGTGCGGGATCTCGGTGATCTGGTCGTGGAATGCGCTGACTGCCCCCGCCCGCCTGCATCGCATGGTGGCCGCGCAGCAGCATCGCGGCCCCGATGGCGCCGGCCTCGCTGTCTGGGATGACGAGCCCGCCGCACCGACCGGCGCCGCCCGCACGCACTGGACCGGCCCGGTGCATGCCACCTGGCCCGCACCGGCCCACGGCATGCGCTTCGGCATGGGCCACAACCTGCTCGCCATCCAGGACCCCGATGACGCCGCCCGGCAGCCGATGCGTGACCCGTCCGGCCGCTGGTGGCTGACCTACAACGGCGAGATCTACAACTTCCCCGAGCTGCGCGCGGACCTGGCGCGCGACGGCGTCCACTGCACCACGCACTCCGACACCGAGGTGCTGCTCGCGCTCTGGGTGCGGCACGGCGTGGGGTCGCTGGCACGGCTGCGCGGCATGTTCGCGTTCGCACTCTACGACGCGCAGGACGACACCCTCTGGCTCGCGCGCGATCCGTTCGGGATCAAGCCGCTGCACGTCGCGCGCCTCGCCGACGGCAGTGGGGTGGTGGTGGCCTCCGAGTTGCGCGGCATCCACGCGTCGGGACTCGTGCCGCGGGCCTGGGACCCCGGCGCCCTGCGCGCCTTCCTCGCCGCCGGCGTGAACCGGCCCGGCCCCACCGCGACCTGCTTCACCGGCGTGCAGGAGCTCGAACCGGGGACCGTGATGCAGGTCCGGCCCGACGGCACCAGTGTCCACCGCTTCCACACCCTGGCGGACATCGACATCGCCGACGCCACCATCGACCGGATCGAGCCGCTGCGCGACCGCTTCGAGGAGTCTGTCCGCCTGCACCTCCGCAGCTCCCGTGAAGTCGGCGTCTGCCTGAGCGGCGGCCTCGACTCGGCCAACATCGCCTATGCGGCCTCGCGCATGGTCGGCGATGGCGCACTGCAGTGCTTCACCGTCGGTGCCGCGGAGTCGCGCGACGTGCGCCTCGCCGTCCAGGCCGCGCGCAGCTGCGGCGTCCGCCATCACCTGCTCACGTCGCCCACGACCGTGGCGATGCGGGACGTGGCCGACATGATCACGGCGTGCGAGACCCCGAACCACACCTGGGGCCCGATCAACCAGTACCTGCTGCTGCGCCGGATTGCCGGCGAGCATGGCGTGAGCGTGCTGCTGAATGGCCAGGGAGGCGACGAGGCGCTCTCGGCGTACGCCTGGTTCGTGCCGCCACTGGCCGATGCGATCGCCCGGCGCGACGGGCCGGAGGCGGCGGCGACCTGGCGTGCCGCCTGCGCCGCCCGTGAGCCGATGGCGCCGTCGGTCACCGCGGCCGCGCAGGCCATGTACCACTCGCGCCGCGCGTGGATGGGCACCTTCGACGGCGGTGCCTGCGCCGCGCTTGGCCTCGATCCACGCGAGGTCGTGCGGTCGGATCCGGTGCAGTACTTCCTCAACGATGCGCTCGACTGGGCCGGCACGCGACGGCAGCAGCTCACGGTGCGCGAGCTCCCGCACCTCCTCCGCCAGGAGGACCGCCTCGCGATGTGGTTCTCGATCGAGAGCCGTGTGCCCTTCGTCGATCCGGCTTTGGTCGACCTCTGCGGACACCTCGACCCCGCGTTCCTCTACCACGACGGCTACGCGAAGTATCCGCTGCGCGTGATGCAGCCGGCGCTGCACGCGCCGCTGCGCTGGGAGACGACGAAGACCGGCTACTGGGCGCCGCACTCGTCGATGCCGCCGCTGGCGGCCGGCACGGCGGCGCTCTGGGATGCATCGGCCGGCATGCTCGCGACGGCGGGACTGCGCACCAATCCCGCCGCCGTCGCGCGCCTGTCGCCCCTGGCGGCGTGGCGCTTCTTCCAGGTCCTCGCGCTCTCGCATGCGCTCGACGATGCGGCGCTCGCCTCGTTCACCCTTCCGATGGCACCGACCCAGGCCGCATGA
- a CDS encoding Nif11-like leader peptide family RiPP precursor — protein sequence MAIENAKAFMTRLSEDATFRQAVTTAPTPEAKRKVIEAAGYGGFTEEDVQAAAPEFGAELSDAELEAVAGGRVVEWVGATAAVVGAAAAAGAA from the coding sequence ATGGCGATCGAGAATGCGAAGGCCTTCATGACGCGTCTCAGCGAGGATGCCACGTTCCGGCAGGCCGTAACGACGGCGCCGACGCCCGAGGCGAAGCGCAAGGTGATCGAGGCGGCCGGCTACGGCGGCTTCACCGAGGAGGACGTGCAGGCGGCGGCACCGGAGTTCGGTGCCGAGCTCTCCGATGCCGAACTCGAGGCGGTCGCCGGTGGCCGCGTCGTGGAATGGGTCGGCGCGACGGCAGCGGTCGTGGGTGCTGCCGCAGCGGCCGGCGCGGCCTGA